A segment of the Mercurialis annua linkage group LG4, ddMerAnnu1.2, whole genome shotgun sequence genome:
aatcgcaattatcttctattatctactcttgaacttttatttatcataaaagtccatcactagacttacctCTTAGTCTATCtcagagtaagaatgtaaattctttcttcctactcttctcaatccttaataatttctgatgtttcggaatgaaacattagaatccagatctttattgtttattatgaacaataaaaatcacgACATCTTATCTTCGCTATCTTGTATCCTATCTTGACATTATTTCAGAGTTTTTGTTTGAgtatgcttacattttaaaacaaatacagttttttttttgtaaacaaattgtttctcaacaatttattttcacaaaattttattttataaacaaatggtttctcaaaccaatcatttcaaacatatgtgtatgtacacatattcacccacatatacaagtatatgtgtgtaccagctggattttcttTAACTTTATCTCTTTaaaactgtgaatctaacaattcacattttaaaacttttgtacaattgtggctcagggtgatgacatctctcatccccaaagagttgctatataatccactttctctttgatatactaatatacatgatgcatgtcctaacaaaatcattttgtataagtatatggaattcaagtattcctttttctatagtgattattgcaatatgcattcatgatgcatctgagcacaataataaattcttttaaaacaaaactgcaatactcacttgtaagcttctttcaaactatTTCTCCGTaatatttcaagtttcttaatcttaataatttattctcacattaggattattattgcttcatATCATTTGGTTGATtatcaatagttattgatttctatatttaaggatgcacgtttctaacatccctaacttatcaattctcatttatcatttaacttttaatatttacttatatgtgtatttctttttgtttaaggatataatttatatttgtagTTTATGTTTCCAATTCTGACGtgatattgaaaacacataaacagactaacttaaacatcaaacacataactaaacattacctgacgatgatcgcgaagacggaaacgcctcacgaatcatcgggcctttacctcgccctccgcggaatttcagttttcccttatcctttccccctcgcggaacaaaGTAGGGGTTGTAGTGCTTCGCTGGTCCAGAGTTTCCTATcctaggaaatgtagcagtaagttcttcaggtttggtgtaatagtacggctggaggggtatgtcgttcctcctcaacttactctctatctgcttcgcacgcccagccagatatgctacagaatcagactttaccgccatgagttcctcgaactcaggtcccaaacctttgacgtacctacttgcaacttcctcaccatcacgaactaactcaggtacttcttcgcataaacgcataaactcaacagtatatgcctccacattcaaGTCTTCCCTAGTGTACTTATCCATATAATCCCTTagcctatccaaactttggttttcttgcacctcccactcgctcacgtattcccatgactgattcggcgagtgtcttatttgctgttgaaccctccttagatggtccacctcagctaagaactcttttaccttaaatcccagataagctgacgtagcagtcgattcagacacagagctatgactatttccagtactgtttatgtcttcattcaacattctctctaattcctctactccaatagcatcctcccatatgtccatgtcacatgctgatgttgagtcaacagcctctatgggaacagatgtatcaggtataacaggcaaacctggtacattatgtggatcagaccccacatgcgtatgagctctacttggcccagacatactgaaacacatgaaatttcagcataagtaccgtatgtaatagttgtagaaaaatcacattttcatataacaagtATAACCTATTAAACCCATATAagcaaaacacataacaatcacacacaattcagagaaaatctaactattttctcgaacaaaaattcaaaagaaatcttcgctttgtcctgtgttctaacagaaccattctcctcgaatactggtcatctgttctgaccattccgcctcatgattgtaacgtgtttccaacttagGAAAATCTCACATGTTCTATCAGTTGTAACGTgtctcgaacacaagaacaactcatgtgttcctgatcaaaacatcaatacatactacacacatgtatagttgctaaatatagctgaatgtattcaataactgacaactgatcaagacatgactcgaatcctatgttgctgcaatagttcactaggaactcttatgacttctagtacctctacttaacaaatatcagcaacaatacttcggacattcaagtcctaaaacattgctctgataccacacttgtcacgacccgatttccgcctcgaaactcgagccgagaccggcgctagggaatgggaatggttgttccgaaacccgtagcaagcctaaaacctctataaatttttcgcctcctaaatataaatatatataaacctagatcgtacctcgcatacgacccgttttcagaaaacaccgttaaaacatttttccgtttaacgtggaaattacattttgaaaatattcatataggcgatatcgcgttttcagaaatgctggttgaataaccctagttattatgacccacgcgcatttctgaaaaccggtgcggtggtacagggacttagctcacatgccttgcctcgcaggcagccctgtttcaaaccacgcacccgaacaatatgtttaataaaatatatcgaacactttccttttcaaagcgttatatcaaacatatttaaaaacatgcacagcaggcacacaaacgtaaggccagctaaaactacacacagtgtctttacagaccaaagacacgaagcttggcccacccgtaggggacaccataaaacaccatatgcctattaagtagccacttattagagctagacaaagtcaggttcctatcagagtatatagacagaggaaccatgacgtgactacaggcatatcaaacctatatacactattgcagcatctaagagtttaaagcgTTATTTACATAGCAACaggataagcttccctgatggaaaagggtggaagctcgaccagacccggtagctaggtacctaaaaaatgataaacaacaacggggtcagaaatataaatatttctgagtgagtagataggtttacagttaaataccaaaatcgcgtataaaCAAAatgtcggtatataaaaatattaccagtcctcgatccaaatgaaaccctaatcctgattacgttataatgctatcatatatataatgcatatgcacaactcttgtttaatacaggatgtgctgtatacatatgtatcacagccatcttgactctgtatagggttgctgggccggaacttaaatcactgccacctcaggactacccattaggtttaagccgctttataagcatctggcttaaaacctaatctcaatatgtatgcttataatatttacctctcatctagttcattaacaccggtgatcacacagtcctattgttgcccaatagatagctcgtttcagtggatcttccttggctaagtttcgtacttagtgcgatttatgaatttaaaaacaattgattactaatattaaaaagtaaacaaatgaactcacaaacaccgctaggtctggaacttaatcctgtggttgtggtcagactgctggctagctggtcggactaaacacacaaagcaaacaggataaaatacatcaatatatgtttcctataaaacttctaggtctttaaacccagatctaggtcgaacatataatcatttaaacatatagcacttatggtctgttttcttttaaaaccatattatagattctcgttttgagaaaaacgttctaacttctctctggaagttattttaggtatctctatacctaaagaaaaccatttatagtatagacctaattgtcaaaacaattctcggtcatatactaagtatttagcaacacaattgctaaatatttaaaactgtttaaacgttgactttaactcttttaaagtccattataaacgtttaattttacttttaaaatctccttttaaaagtctttaggtttatgttataaaaccttttcagtttcttctaacacaagttattgttttaaaatatctaactttgatttaaaaacatttattaaaaatgttttaggttcggttggaaaacacctcgggttattaggcgaaagcacgtcggaatcgcccccggaaagttCCCCGAAAAGCCCGAAAGAAACGAACCCCGGTAACCCGTCGGGGttgctgtgcggtcgcacagcttggctgtgcggtcgcacagcattTTCatgctgtgcgtccgcacactatgctgtgcggtcgcacagctcgCTGTGCTCGCGCACAGCAGGCTGCGCacccgcacagccccggaaacgaATTTCCGGGACCTCCCGTCCTACTTAAAACGTCCAAAAACGCTATTCTAACGTCCACAatcacatatacacaatccaaaatcaatacggacgtttaaaacgataattcgatacggtaaccgtttataaacgagtttatattcgaaataattcgaaataaacgtttaatacggatataatacctcgattacttgagtaatcgtcgaagaaattgagttagaatcgagaacgGATCGAAATCAATTCGAAACCCTAAGTTCGGCGTCGTCAGGAGAGGAAGCAGCtcacttttctttttgaaattgaGCAAATGAGTTTCTGTACTCATTTACAAGGCATTTGTAACATATATATAGTAATGgctaaagtgcagtttagtactagctcaatcatgcactttaaaccaacttttaAACTAGGcgtccgtagcctaaacggaaacgatttccaaatttcgtgaaaattttaccaaaaatctaataaaatatagaaagaataaaaatattatttttattcccatcagacttatattttattcttaataaatcattttcaatttattaagcTCGCATTGAcagcgcttgataaaatttctgcttccaaattttatcaaattttcacgataacctttttaaaatattttgcgaatattagtaccaaaaatattcgctagggacttatgaattattctgcacccaattcataaatccatattgtctccgttaactatataactaatcaaatttaaattctaaaaatttaaatttgcaatcctatagccatattaaaaatttagggacacttataaattaaatttatctttaaatttaatttacctactcccgtctaataaaatattagacacttggctatattttaactcttaaatttccgggttattacacatttataatattaaaatatgatgtggtacttaataaagcggtaaatagcactacaaactcactgcttgtttatccacgtgatcttggcaaacagctaacccggcgtagactccgaagcacgagcagccgacgagtctaaattaataaataggttaatatccgaacgacccctaactctaagattactagacatcacgtaggactagcacaattaaataaccagataaatcacagagaaacacaattctcaaataaactATAATgtcgtaattaattcaagactattgagttcgcacttaaatccaatccgaaaatattattaaaatgataaataaaatcaattcctcaaatagtgggttagccgagtttttttcaaaactaccaagctaaacccacatgtcggtgacccaagtccaaaccgacccaactgatattccagaattataaaccacagtttataatctaatatctaataaaatattaatcaatataaaaatggaactcaatagcttgaaacccaagtaattaaaatttaccgGCAAAACTATCtccttaaataaatcaataaataattaaaaaggctaaattacaaatttagccaaatcacgctaagccaaaatctcaaattattaattaaataataattaacaataattattaatttaatttttaaataactcaaatattatttttaggtattaaaaataatatatctaatttgacaatctttcaaattaaataaattccctaatttttatttaatatagtcaatatataaatcacaaataaaatataataaaattaatattaatttaaatttaaaatattaatgcccaaggtaatttcaaattataaataatattattatttaaatcgttAATTGATAAGTCGAAACTAATTCCGtagattaaaatcaaaaatcaattataaaacaattactAGATAAGTTAAGGAATAAATATGTTTTAGGCATAAATAATCAATGACCTAAAAGAAGCTTTAACCATTAAGAATTCAAATAAGCCAATAACACATTGACACAGTATCATCTCCAACCTTATGTTCATGATCCAAAACCATACGTACAAAGTAACAATACAGAAACTCAACTTTCACAAAATCATTAccttttaattatcaatttctTTGAATCATAAACAATAAAACAAGAACAAATCTCAAACAAGATTAAAAGAGTCAAGCTAACACAATAAAAAGAAACCGAAACCAAACTAAGCCATTTACAGAAACTAATAATCTGACGAACACAACATCACAGGGACGACTACGGAGATCACGACCTAACGATTAACAATCCGCAACCAAGGAATTTCAGTCAAAATAATATCCCATTATCAAGATCAACAAGAACAGAAACCCATCGGCAATAATCAAATAATACTCACAgttaataacaaaacaaaacggtgAGACGGCGGAGATtggtacgggttcgtttacgtaccgtttgacgaatgGAAAGTGTAGCaacgtagaggcgtgagtctactttcacgggaaacaaacggaactgatttcgacctccgaacggctgccaaacgaattGAAATCCCAAGAGGTcgatttaaaactcaaaaacagaatttacgTAAATGCGGCAACGGTTACAGCAATTACGAGAACGATAACGTACCGATGTGTGAAAACTAAGCTCGGACTTGTAGATGGCTGAATCTACAATCTCAGGAATCAAACGGAACGAAATTTGGAGCTAAAACGAGAGAGTTATCACTTACGAACGGAGATGTCGATATTAAGCAAAACTGAAATATTCAAGCCTAAGGAAACTTACTGAACGGCAGATTTTTGAAGAGGATTTACTACGTTTTCTTCAGGAGATTCCAGGGTataatgacggctagggtttaaaGAGTATGTTGTATGAATTAGGGTTTGAATCGGTATTAAAAAGACCTAAAAATATGGAAATAACTAAGTTGCGTGCTGCTGAAAAATTGAATGAAAGAGCAGATGTTGATAAATTTTCTAATATTGAATCACGCACAATTATGGCCAAGACTAAATAAGAATTAGCCCAATTAATGAATAGCCCAATTAATAAAACCATAAAGGATGGGCAACAGTACGTGGAAAGGAAAAATGATGAAAGAATCCATGGATTTCTCTTTTCATGTATGACAATGAAtatgtgtttttctttttttctttttctttttaaaaatatattttcgaaACCCGGACTTTAATTAACCCTTTTCGAAACCCGGACTTTAATTAACACATTTTCGAATCTAATCACAAAACGACTTTAAATTACGTAAACTACTAAATGTTATCGGAATtcgcaattttaatttttaaaattttacgggatattacaggtGATATGTTTGctgtttattaattagaaatgacgACTCCAAATATATCTTTGCTAATATGGTGTGATGGCCGTATTGTAAGTTCTCCATGTGGAATAGAATAACATGGGGGTCGTCCGGTTAATATGGCGCTTAGCGAGAGAATGAGTTTTGaagaattacaaaatatttgtaGAAGAGCAGTTTCTACCGACGGGGAagtagaaatttcaaaaatctacTTCCAGCTTCCAAGAATAGTTGGGGGTGCGATACGCTCGTACTCGTTGTTTTCTGTGGAGAATAACGAGCATGTGTTTGGAATTTTGAACGAGGTTGTGCGGTATCCGCAACTGGATATTTTGGAATTACACGTGGAATACGAGGCTGTGGTTCGCAACGAGACTTTACTGGACCAGTTGGTTTTAGGTGATTCCAGCGGGTCTGAGAGGGGTAAGGAAGAAGAGGATTTCTATGACAGCAACGAAGAGGATGTCGAGGAAGACTTAGGAGAAGATTCACAATATCAGTTGCAACTTCCTGAGCATGTAAGAAGGGCGGATCTTTGCGACTTTGACGTCGCCCCGGAGGCCGATGAAAAGATTATGTGGGATCCTGGGATGGAATTCCAAGTAGGGATGGTCTTCCCAAATCGCGATGTCGTCCGAGCTTGTGCGACTTCTTATTCGTCGGGGTGGGAAGGGAGTACAAGGGTCGTCAGAATTACGAACTCCACAATATTGTTGGTTTGTAGGCACAACCCTCTTTGCAAATGGTGGTTGCATGCTACACTTCTGCAAACAACTCAGACGTGGACGTTGACAAAATATATTGGCCCGCACACGTGCAATCAGCTGTTACCTTCCACCAGAATTTTGGGTCTTGTCCGATCGCAGACTATATCAAGGGTCAAGTAATGCTGCAACGTGACATACATATCGATACCCTCAGAGCTGGAATTTGGCAACAACATGGAGTTAGGACTTCGTATAAAAGAACCTGAAATGCAAAGGAAAAGGAAATAGCTGATGTTTACGGTGGCTGGTATGAATCATTTTCTATGGTTCACAAGTTCATGAACGAGATGATGCATGTCAACCCTGGATCATTCTAGCATGCAGAAGGTATACGCAATAACTCTAATTTGTTATAGAACGAGTTGCTTCAAGtaataattctaattttgtTGAACTTGTGATATATAGGCGCTAAGGTGTACACTGACGGGATCCTTCAGCCAAAAGTCGTAATGTTCATCAGAATGTTCTGGACTTTCAAACCGACAATTGATGGGTTTTGTTTTTGCAAGCCAGTTTTGTTCGTCGACGGTACTCATTTGTATGGCAAATACAAAATGACCTTATTGATCGCGTCGGCAATCGATGGGAACAGTCACATAATGCCACTGGCATTTGCACTTGTTGAATCTGAGAGTACTACCAGTTATGAGtacttttttaaacatttgcgtGAGCAAGTGATTTACGAAAGGAAGGTGGCCATTATATCTGATCGGCACGCTGGAATATTGTCGGTTCTGAAGCGTCCTGAATGGGCCGGTGTCGCTCACAAGTTTTGCATCAGACATTTCTGCAGTAATTTTAAGACCAAGTTTAGGAACAAGGTTTTGAAAAAGCTAGCGGAGAAAGCAGGTAATGTTTTTTTATGATTGAATATGTTGACAAAATATGTTATTATTATGCGTTAATATTATGGTTTGTGTTTTAGGCCGAGCATATCAGAAGAAGAAGTATACTCGCTACATGGACGCGATCAAGATTAGAAGCCCAAGAGCGTATGCATGGATGACTAAGAAAGAAAAGTGGACAAGGGTGTATAACAAAAAAGGCCAACGTCACAATGTGATGACAACTAACTATGCTGAGTCTGTCAACGCGACGTTGAAGAATATATGGGGGCTTCCGATCACATCAATGCTTGAGGCAATTTTTGATCGGATGGTTAAAATGTTCGACACGCGTTGGAAGACGTATGAGGAGTTGATTGCCACAAACGTTCACTACACTCCAATATGCATCCAACTACTGAAGCAGAGGGGGGAGAAGGCCCGTTTCAAA
Coding sequences within it:
- the LOC126678340 gene encoding uncharacterized protein LOC126678340, whose translation is MFIRMFWTFKPTIDGFCFCKPVLFVDGTHLYGKYKMTLLIASAIDGNSHIMPLAFALVESESTTSYEYFFKHLREQVIYERKVAIISDRHAGILSVLKRPEWAGVAHKFCIRHFCSNFKTKFRNKVLKKLAEKAGRAYQKKKYTRYMDAIKIRSPRAYAWMTKKEKWTRVYNKKGQRHNVMTTNYAESVNATLKNIWGLPITSMLEAIFDRMVKMFDTRWKTYEELIATNVHYTPICIQLLKQRGEKARFKTSQTYDHSTMTCKVETRKNHSNGRGGNTHTVNLQNKKCMCGKFQQFKLPCSHAMAVCAKENLNPLEFVHWHYQTKFAIQCWNTPFKVLRARTYWRKSGEPHFIPNPEWRQKRGRPVNQRYRNEMDQEYREDQSPNWCSRCCNRGHNANDCTNPILSEMSILWLLSCNR